The following are from one region of the Longimicrobium sp. genome:
- the tssA gene encoding type VI secretion system protein TssA, with protein MTAALASDLLEPIAGENPAGPSLRGELVYQQIRQARFEEDDVPQGDWKRERKTADYALVVKLATDVLARQSKDLQVAAWLTEAWTRRQGFAGFAAGVELMLGMMERFWDHLHPEIEDGDLELRAAPLEWIDLYLGASLRLAPLTKAGHGAAAYAESRKVGSEEEAKGDEARLAEWRAAVEAGKVSAEAFDRGVEETPGEWLRERRAELDAGAAALDALQAFSRERLGDAAPAFLKLREALDEVRRLAGQLLAKKGEPEPEASAADASSSTEPGDGATAVEIAAGVAVSAASGGDGDAPPSPSLEAGPPRTREEAAARLAALARHLRRERPADPAPYLVLRGFRWGELRGGGPSPDPRLLAAPPTAERVRLKTLLLEERWAELLDAAEETMAQPQGRGWLDLQRYSAAACAALGEAYDALRAALAAELRALLQAVPALPAMTLMDDTPAANAETLAWLREAGLVSADGAEAAPPPAPSPGAAAERARARAAAGEPERAVEILVAAAAQERSERARFLHRSQAAAVLVDAGKAAVAVPILRQLLEQVERHQLEAWEAGEVVAGPLALLHRALSQAGDGQGEREGLYLRVCRLDPVRAMQLAGSADAAA; from the coding sequence ATGACCGCCGCCCTCGCGTCCGACCTGCTGGAGCCCATCGCCGGCGAGAACCCGGCGGGGCCCAGCCTGCGCGGCGAGCTGGTGTACCAGCAGATCCGCCAGGCGCGCTTCGAGGAGGACGACGTCCCGCAGGGCGACTGGAAGCGCGAGCGCAAGACGGCCGACTACGCGCTGGTGGTGAAGCTGGCCACCGACGTCCTCGCCCGGCAGTCGAAGGACCTGCAGGTGGCGGCGTGGTTGACGGAGGCGTGGACGCGGCGCCAGGGCTTCGCCGGCTTCGCCGCCGGGGTGGAGCTGATGCTGGGGATGATGGAGCGCTTCTGGGACCATCTCCACCCCGAGATCGAGGACGGCGACCTGGAGCTGCGCGCCGCCCCGCTCGAGTGGATCGACCTGTACCTGGGCGCGTCGCTGCGCCTGGCGCCGCTGACGAAGGCCGGCCACGGCGCCGCCGCCTACGCCGAGTCGCGCAAGGTGGGGAGCGAGGAAGAGGCGAAGGGCGACGAGGCCAGGCTGGCCGAGTGGCGCGCCGCCGTCGAGGCGGGGAAGGTGAGCGCCGAGGCGTTCGACCGCGGGGTGGAGGAGACGCCGGGCGAGTGGCTGCGCGAGCGCCGCGCGGAGCTCGACGCCGGGGCCGCCGCCCTCGACGCGCTGCAGGCCTTCAGCCGCGAGCGGCTGGGCGACGCGGCCCCCGCCTTCCTGAAGCTGCGCGAGGCGCTGGACGAGGTCCGCCGGCTGGCCGGACAGCTCCTGGCGAAGAAGGGCGAGCCCGAGCCCGAGGCCTCCGCGGCCGACGCGTCCTCGTCCACCGAGCCGGGAGACGGGGCGACGGCGGTGGAGATCGCGGCCGGCGTCGCCGTCTCCGCCGCGAGCGGCGGGGATGGAGATGCACCGCCATCTCCGTCGCTCGAGGCGGGGCCGCCGCGGACGCGCGAGGAGGCGGCGGCGCGGCTGGCAGCGCTGGCCCGGCATCTCCGCCGCGAGCGGCCGGCGGACCCCGCGCCGTACCTCGTCCTGCGCGGCTTCCGCTGGGGCGAGCTGCGCGGCGGCGGCCCATCCCCCGATCCCCGTCTCCTGGCGGCGCCGCCCACGGCCGAGCGGGTGCGGCTGAAGACGCTGCTGCTGGAGGAGCGCTGGGCCGAGCTGCTCGACGCGGCCGAGGAGACCATGGCCCAGCCGCAGGGCCGCGGCTGGCTGGACCTGCAGCGCTACTCGGCCGCCGCCTGCGCCGCCCTGGGCGAGGCGTACGACGCGCTCCGCGCCGCGCTGGCGGCCGAGCTGCGTGCGCTGCTGCAGGCCGTACCCGCGCTCCCCGCGATGACGCTGATGGACGACACCCCCGCGGCCAACGCCGAGACGCTGGCGTGGCTGCGCGAGGCCGGCCTCGTCTCCGCGGACGGAGCGGAGGCGGCGCCGCCCCCCGCGCCGTCGCCCGGCGCCGCGGCGGAGCGCGCGCGGGCGCGGGCGGCCGCGGGCGAGCCGGAGCGGGCGGTGGAGATCCTGGTGGCCGCCGCCGCGCAGGAGCGCAGCGAGCGCGCGCGCTTCCTCCACCGCTCGCAGGCCGCCGCGGTGCTGGTCGACGCGGGAAAGGCCGCCGTGGCCGTGCCCATCCTCCGCCAGCTGCTGGAGCAGGTGGAGCGGCACCAGCTGGAGGCGTGGGAGGCGGGCGAGGTGGTGGCCGGGCCGCTGGCGCTCCTCCACCGCGCGCTCTCGCAGGCGGGCGACGGCCAGGGCGAGCGCGAGGGGCTGTACCTGCGCGTCTGCCGGCTGGACCCCGTGCGGGCGATGCAGCTGGCGGGGAGCGCCGATGCAGCCGCATGA
- the tssE gene encoding type VI secretion system baseplate subunit TssE translates to MQPHDPDRTVRLSVLDRLLEEETGAGRAGTPWSRSVARLKASLLRDLEWLLNTRRAIDLAPEWCPELRRSVFTFGLGDLSSLTAGSEAVRRRLQREVEEAVTTFEPRLTRVRVTVGDAADREVRFVVEGVLQMEPEPERVAFDTVLETASGTFRVSGGAHA, encoded by the coding sequence ATGCAGCCGCATGACCCCGACCGCACGGTGCGCCTGTCGGTGCTCGACCGGCTGCTGGAGGAGGAGACCGGCGCCGGCCGCGCGGGGACGCCTTGGTCGCGCTCCGTCGCGCGGCTCAAGGCGTCGCTGCTGCGCGACCTGGAGTGGCTGCTGAACACCCGGCGCGCCATCGACCTCGCGCCCGAGTGGTGCCCCGAGCTGCGGCGCTCCGTATTCACCTTCGGGCTGGGCGACCTTTCCTCGCTGACCGCCGGCTCCGAGGCGGTGCGGCGGCGGCTGCAGCGCGAGGTGGAGGAGGCGGTCACCACCTTCGAGCCGCGGCTCACGCGCGTGCGGGTGACCGTGGGCGACGCGGCGGACCGCGAGGTGCGCTTCGTGGTGGAGGGGGTGCTGCAGATGGAGCCCGAGCCCGAGCGGGTGGCCTTCGACACCGTGCTGGAGACGGCCAGCGGCACCTTCCGGGTGAGCGGAGGCGCGCATGCGTGA